A genomic stretch from Gorilla gorilla gorilla isolate KB3781 chromosome 20, NHGRI_mGorGor1-v2.1_pri, whole genome shotgun sequence includes:
- the APBA3 gene encoding amyloid-beta A4 precursor protein-binding family A member 3 isoform X3 — translation MDFPTISRSPSGPPAMDLEGPRDILVPSEDLTPDSQWDPAPGGPGSLSRMELDESSIQELVQQFEALPGDLVGPSPDGAPCPLHIATGHGLASQEIADAHGLLSAEAGRDDLLGLLHCEECPPSQTGPEEPLEPAPRLLQPPEDPDEDSDSPEWAEGASAEQEGSRSSSSSPEPWLETVPLVTPEEPPAGAQSPETLASYPAPQEVPGPCDHEDLLDGVIFGARYLGSTQLVSERNPPTSTRMAQAREAMDRVKAPDGETQPMTEVDLFVSTKRIKVLTADSQEAMMDHALHTISYTADIGCVLVLMARRRLARRPAPQDHGRRLYKMLCHVFYAEDAQLIAQAIGQAFTAAYSQFLRESGIDPSQVGAHPSPGAGHLHNGDLDHFSNSDNCREETKSQTSVTLSIVHCPPVTTAIIHRPHAREQLGFCVEDGIICSLLRGGIAERGGIRVGHRIIEINGQSVVATPHARIIELLTEAYGEVHIKTMPAATYRLLTGQEQPVYL, via the exons ATGGACTTCCCCACAATTTCCCGATCCCCTTCGGGGCCTCCAGCCATGGACTTGGAGGGGCCCAGGGACATTCTTGTGCCCTCGGAGGACCTCACCCCTGACAGCCAGTGGGACCCTGCGCCAGGAGGCCCCGGCAGCCTCAGTCGGATGGAACTTGATGAGTCAAGCATTCAGGAGCTGGTGCAGCAGTTTGAAGCTCTGCCAGGCGATCTGGTGGGCCCATCCCCAGATGGAGCCCCCTGTCCCCTACACATTGCCACAGGCCACGGCCTGGCCTCCCAGGAGATTGCTGATGCCCACGGGCTCCTGTCTGCCGAAGCTGGCCGGGATGACCTGCTGGGCCTCTTGCACTGCGAGGAATGCCCTCCTTCCCAGACTGGTCCTGAAGAGCCTCTAGAGCCTGCCCCCCGACTGTTGCAGCCCCCTGAGGACCCAGATGAGGATTCTGACTCCCCAGAATGGGCGGAGGGGGCCTCTGCTGAGCAGGAGGGCAGCAGGAGCTCAAGCAGTTCCCCGGAACCCTGGCTGGAGACGGTGCCTCTAGTCACACCTGAAGAGCCACCCGCTGGTGCCCAG AGCCCCGAGACCCTGGCTTCCTACCCTGCCCCCCAGGAGG TGCCTGGTCCCTGTGACCATGAAGACCTCCTGGACGGTGTCATATTTGGGGCCAGGTACCTGGGGTCCACCCAGCTGGTGTCGGAACGGAACCCGCCCACCAGCACGCGCATGGCCCAGGCCCGGGAGGCCATGGACCGCGTCAAG GCCCCCGATGGGGAGACCCAGCCCATGACGGAGGTGGACCTGTTCGTCTCCACCAAGAGGATCAAGGTCTTGACAGCGGACTCCCAG GAGGCCATGATGGACCACGCCCTGCATACCATCTCCTACACAGCCGACATCGGCTGCGTGCTGGTGCTGATGGCGCGGCGGCGGCTGGCACGGAGGCCGGCACCCCAGGACCACGGCCGCCGCCTCTACAAGATGCTCTGCCACGTATTCTACGCGGAGGAC GCCCAGCTCATCGCCCAGGCCATTGGCCAGGCCTTCACCGCCGCCTACAGCCAGTTCCTACGGGAAAGCGGTATTGACCCCAGCCAGGTGGGCGCGCACCCGAGCCCAGGCGCCGGCCACCTCCATAATGGGGACCTGGACCACTTCTCCAACAGTGACAACTGCCGGGAG GAGACGAAGTCGCAGACGTCGGTGACACTCAGCATTGTCCACTGCCCTCCCGTCACCACCGCCATCATCCACCGGCCCCACGCCCGCGAGCAGCTGGGCTTCTGCGTGGAGGACGGCATC ATCTGCAGCCTCCTCCGTGGTGGCATCGCTGAGCGTGGGGGCATCCGCGTCGGCCACCGCATCATTGAGATCAATGGGCAGAGTGTGGTGGCCACGCCACACGCCCGCATCATCGAGCTGCTCACTGAGGCCTATGGCGAG GTGCATATCAAGACGATGCCAGCTGCCACATACCGCCTccttacaggccaggagcagCCCGTGTACCTGTGA
- the APBA3 gene encoding amyloid-beta A4 precursor protein-binding family A member 3 isoform X2: protein MDFPTISRSPSGPPAMDLEGPRDILVPSEDLTPDSQWDPAPGGPGSLSRMELDESSIQELVQQFEALPGDLVGPSPDGAPCPLHIATGHGLASQEIADAHGLLSAEAGRDDLLGLLHCEECPPSQTGPEEPLEPAPRLLQPPEDPDEDSDSPEWAEGASAEQEGSRSSSSSPEPWLETVPLVTPEEPPAGAQSPETLASYPAPQEVPGPCDHEDLLDGVIFGARYLGSTQLVSERNPPTSTRMAQAREAMDRVKAPDGETQPMTEVDLFVSTKRIKVLTADSQEAMMDHALHTISYTADIGCVLVLMARRRLARRPAPQDHGRRLYKMLCHVFYAEDAQLIAQAIGQAFTAAYSQFLRESGIDPSQVGAHPSPGAGHLHNGDLDHFSNSDNCREVHLEKRRGEGLGVALVESGWGSLLPTAVIANLLHGGPAERSGALSIGDRLTAINGTSLETKSQTSVTLSIVHCPPVTTAIIHRPHAREQLGFCVEDGIICSLLRGGIAERGGIRVGHRIIEINGQSVVATPHARIIELLTEAYGEVHIKTMPAATYRLLTGQEQPVYL, encoded by the exons ATGGACTTCCCCACAATTTCCCGATCCCCTTCGGGGCCTCCAGCCATGGACTTGGAGGGGCCCAGGGACATTCTTGTGCCCTCGGAGGACCTCACCCCTGACAGCCAGTGGGACCCTGCGCCAGGAGGCCCCGGCAGCCTCAGTCGGATGGAACTTGATGAGTCAAGCATTCAGGAGCTGGTGCAGCAGTTTGAAGCTCTGCCAGGCGATCTGGTGGGCCCATCCCCAGATGGAGCCCCCTGTCCCCTACACATTGCCACAGGCCACGGCCTGGCCTCCCAGGAGATTGCTGATGCCCACGGGCTCCTGTCTGCCGAAGCTGGCCGGGATGACCTGCTGGGCCTCTTGCACTGCGAGGAATGCCCTCCTTCCCAGACTGGTCCTGAAGAGCCTCTAGAGCCTGCCCCCCGACTGTTGCAGCCCCCTGAGGACCCAGATGAGGATTCTGACTCCCCAGAATGGGCGGAGGGGGCCTCTGCTGAGCAGGAGGGCAGCAGGAGCTCAAGCAGTTCCCCGGAACCCTGGCTGGAGACGGTGCCTCTAGTCACACCTGAAGAGCCACCCGCTGGTGCCCAG AGCCCCGAGACCCTGGCTTCCTACCCTGCCCCCCAGGAGG TGCCTGGTCCCTGTGACCATGAAGACCTCCTGGACGGTGTCATATTTGGGGCCAGGTACCTGGGGTCCACCCAGCTGGTGTCGGAACGGAACCCGCCCACCAGCACGCGCATGGCCCAGGCCCGGGAGGCCATGGACCGCGTCAAG GCCCCCGATGGGGAGACCCAGCCCATGACGGAGGTGGACCTGTTCGTCTCCACCAAGAGGATCAAGGTCTTGACAGCGGACTCCCAG GAGGCCATGATGGACCACGCCCTGCATACCATCTCCTACACAGCCGACATCGGCTGCGTGCTGGTGCTGATGGCGCGGCGGCGGCTGGCACGGAGGCCGGCACCCCAGGACCACGGCCGCCGCCTCTACAAGATGCTCTGCCACGTATTCTACGCGGAGGAC GCCCAGCTCATCGCCCAGGCCATTGGCCAGGCCTTCACCGCCGCCTACAGCCAGTTCCTACGGGAAAGCGGTATTGACCCCAGCCAGGTGGGCGCGCACCCGAGCCCAGGCGCCGGCCACCTCCATAATGGGGACCTGGACCACTTCTCCAACAGTGACAACTGCCGGGAG GTGCACCTCGAGAAGCGGCGAGGGGAGGGCCTGGGCGTGGCCCTGGTGGAGTCGGGCTGGGGCTCCCTGCTGCCCACAGCCGTCATCGCCAACCTGCTGCACGGGGGGCCTGCTGAGCGCTCGGGGGCCCTCAGCATCGGGGACCGCCTGACCGCCATCAACGGGACCAGCCTG GAGACGAAGTCGCAGACGTCGGTGACACTCAGCATTGTCCACTGCCCTCCCGTCACCACCGCCATCATCCACCGGCCCCACGCCCGCGAGCAGCTGGGCTTCTGCGTGGAGGACGGCATC ATCTGCAGCCTCCTCCGTGGTGGCATCGCTGAGCGTGGGGGCATCCGCGTCGGCCACCGCATCATTGAGATCAATGGGCAGAGTGTGGTGGCCACGCCACACGCCCGCATCATCGAGCTGCTCACTGAGGCCTATGGCGAG GTGCATATCAAGACGATGCCAGCTGCCACATACCGCCTccttacaggccaggagcagCCCGTGTACCTGTGA
- the APBA3 gene encoding amyloid-beta A4 precursor protein-binding family A member 3 isoform X1 codes for MDFPTISRSPSGPPAMDLEGPRDILVPSEDLTPDSQWDPAPGGPGSLSRMELDESSIQELVQQFEALPGDLVGPSPDGAPCPLHIATGHGLASQEIADAHGLLSAEAGRDDLLGLLHCEECPPSQTGPEEPLEPAPRLLQPPEDPDEDSDSPEWAEGASAEQEGSRSSSSSPEPWLETVPLVTPEEPPAGAQSPETLASYPAPQEVPGPCDHEDLLDGVIFGARYLGSTQLVSERNPPTSTRMAQAREAMDRVKAPDGETQPMTEVDLFVSTKRIKVLTADSQEAMMDHALHTISYTADIGCVLVLMARRRLARRPAPQDHGRRLYKMLCHVFYAEDAQLIAQAIGQAFTAAYSQFLRESGIDPSQVGAHPSPGAGHLHNGDLDHFSNSDNCREVHLEKRRGEGLGVALVESGWGSLLPTAVIANLLHGGPAERSGALSIGDRLTAINGTSLVGLPLAACQAAVRETKSQTSVTLSIVHCPPVTTAIIHRPHAREQLGFCVEDGIICSLLRGGIAERGGIRVGHRIIEINGQSVVATPHARIIELLTEAYGEVHIKTMPAATYRLLTGQEQPVYL; via the exons ATGGACTTCCCCACAATTTCCCGATCCCCTTCGGGGCCTCCAGCCATGGACTTGGAGGGGCCCAGGGACATTCTTGTGCCCTCGGAGGACCTCACCCCTGACAGCCAGTGGGACCCTGCGCCAGGAGGCCCCGGCAGCCTCAGTCGGATGGAACTTGATGAGTCAAGCATTCAGGAGCTGGTGCAGCAGTTTGAAGCTCTGCCAGGCGATCTGGTGGGCCCATCCCCAGATGGAGCCCCCTGTCCCCTACACATTGCCACAGGCCACGGCCTGGCCTCCCAGGAGATTGCTGATGCCCACGGGCTCCTGTCTGCCGAAGCTGGCCGGGATGACCTGCTGGGCCTCTTGCACTGCGAGGAATGCCCTCCTTCCCAGACTGGTCCTGAAGAGCCTCTAGAGCCTGCCCCCCGACTGTTGCAGCCCCCTGAGGACCCAGATGAGGATTCTGACTCCCCAGAATGGGCGGAGGGGGCCTCTGCTGAGCAGGAGGGCAGCAGGAGCTCAAGCAGTTCCCCGGAACCCTGGCTGGAGACGGTGCCTCTAGTCACACCTGAAGAGCCACCCGCTGGTGCCCAG AGCCCCGAGACCCTGGCTTCCTACCCTGCCCCCCAGGAGG TGCCTGGTCCCTGTGACCATGAAGACCTCCTGGACGGTGTCATATTTGGGGCCAGGTACCTGGGGTCCACCCAGCTGGTGTCGGAACGGAACCCGCCCACCAGCACGCGCATGGCCCAGGCCCGGGAGGCCATGGACCGCGTCAAG GCCCCCGATGGGGAGACCCAGCCCATGACGGAGGTGGACCTGTTCGTCTCCACCAAGAGGATCAAGGTCTTGACAGCGGACTCCCAG GAGGCCATGATGGACCACGCCCTGCATACCATCTCCTACACAGCCGACATCGGCTGCGTGCTGGTGCTGATGGCGCGGCGGCGGCTGGCACGGAGGCCGGCACCCCAGGACCACGGCCGCCGCCTCTACAAGATGCTCTGCCACGTATTCTACGCGGAGGAC GCCCAGCTCATCGCCCAGGCCATTGGCCAGGCCTTCACCGCCGCCTACAGCCAGTTCCTACGGGAAAGCGGTATTGACCCCAGCCAGGTGGGCGCGCACCCGAGCCCAGGCGCCGGCCACCTCCATAATGGGGACCTGGACCACTTCTCCAACAGTGACAACTGCCGGGAG GTGCACCTCGAGAAGCGGCGAGGGGAGGGCCTGGGCGTGGCCCTGGTGGAGTCGGGCTGGGGCTCCCTGCTGCCCACAGCCGTCATCGCCAACCTGCTGCACGGGGGGCCTGCTGAGCGCTCGGGGGCCCTCAGCATCGGGGACCGCCTGACCGCCATCAACGGGACCAGCCTGGTGGGTCTGCCCCTGGCTGCGTGCCAGGCCGCTGTCCGC GAGACGAAGTCGCAGACGTCGGTGACACTCAGCATTGTCCACTGCCCTCCCGTCACCACCGCCATCATCCACCGGCCCCACGCCCGCGAGCAGCTGGGCTTCTGCGTGGAGGACGGCATC ATCTGCAGCCTCCTCCGTGGTGGCATCGCTGAGCGTGGGGGCATCCGCGTCGGCCACCGCATCATTGAGATCAATGGGCAGAGTGTGGTGGCCACGCCACACGCCCGCATCATCGAGCTGCTCACTGAGGCCTATGGCGAG GTGCATATCAAGACGATGCCAGCTGCCACATACCGCCTccttacaggccaggagcagCCCGTGTACCTGTGA